A stretch of the Filimonas lacunae genome encodes the following:
- a CDS encoding glycerophosphodiester phosphodiesterase family protein — translation MKKILVYCCLAFTIGSVAAQTRPALPAPKHSLIVIAHRGNHVAVPENSIAAIEQAIACGADYVEMDVRTTADGKLVLMHDATVNRTTNGEGNVASLTFNEVRALQLKATDGKTYKVPTLEEALAACKDKIHIYLDFKVADVANTYALIKAAGMENQVVVYMNAKEQYKPWQSVAPQMPLMTSLPSEVTDAQTLRYALNKYRISAFDNITDSAMLSVTREQQVQVWLDAQHKGEGPATWQAAIQKGIQGLQTDQPAALIAYLVKNNLR, via the coding sequence ATGAAAAAAATACTTGTATACTGTTGTCTTGCTTTTACCATAGGGAGTGTTGCCGCGCAAACCAGGCCTGCATTGCCTGCTCCCAAACATTCATTGATAGTTATAGCACACAGGGGCAACCATGTAGCCGTACCTGAAAATAGCATTGCTGCGATAGAGCAGGCTATTGCCTGCGGTGCCGATTATGTGGAGATGGATGTGAGAACTACCGCCGATGGCAAACTGGTGTTGATGCACGATGCTACTGTAAACCGTACTACTAACGGGGAGGGAAATGTTGCCAGCCTTACGTTTAACGAGGTAAGAGCATTGCAGCTGAAAGCTACCGATGGCAAAACCTACAAGGTGCCCACCCTGGAAGAAGCGCTGGCAGCCTGTAAAGATAAGATCCATATTTACCTGGACTTTAAAGTGGCAGATGTAGCAAACACCTATGCGCTTATCAAAGCTGCTGGTATGGAAAACCAGGTGGTAGTGTATATGAATGCAAAAGAACAATACAAACCCTGGCAGTCCGTGGCGCCGCAAATGCCGCTGATGACCAGCCTGCCATCCGAAGTAACGGATGCGCAAACGCTCCGGTATGCTTTGAACAAATACCGGATCAGCGCCTTTGATAATATTACCGACAGCGCCATGCTCAGCGTTACACGGGAGCAACAGGTGCAGGTATGGCTGGATGCACAACACAAAGGCGAAGGCCCTGCCACCTGGCAGGCTGCTATTCAAAAAGGCATTCAGGGATTACAGACCGATCAGCCTGCCGCTTTAATAGCTTATCTTGTAAAAAACAATCTCCGATAA
- a CDS encoding SpvB/TcaC N-terminal domain-containing protein, with product MDKPIERNQQGRNASGPSLLSGKQGSNSSVSIPSVALPKGGGAVRGIDEKFLVNAVTGTSSFSIPVPLSASRNGFAPALSLTYNSGAGNTAFGLGWQMDTPAISRRTDKKLPLYQDEEESDTFIAGGEDLVPFLQQQPDQSWKTVIQTITENGVAFTVKQYRPRTEGAFALIEKWRNNATGETFWRTVSGDNLRSYYGDNSESRISDPDNPLRVFSWLLTRTHDDKGNIYIYYYKKEDHQGIPAALHEKNKAQHTTQAYLKKVVYGNKKAYYLGDDIPGEEDFMFKVILDYGEHDAAMPFVKTIDQEKNTWACRKDPFSSYRQGFEVRTYRRCERILLFHCFSELPLTPYLVNSLQLLYNDQLPLPNNSQNIPGYSFLVKARHNGHLWKDDTQSYSTKSLPDIVIQYQQHEWNTTIESLLPGDAEQLPIVLHDKSHIWIDLFNEGVTGILTEQSNEWYYQHNLGNGHFSKPGTVNPRPATSGGLATGRLAVIDLEGNGIKYLARLDEEPKGFFKLTAEDAWQSMQLFESNPTVSLANPHARLVDLDGDGRADLLVTEQDSMRWYPSAGEKGFELPCTISKAIDEEKGPAIVFADTEQQIFLADMSGDGLSDIVRIRNGEICYWPNIGYGKFGAKVTMDNAPVFDHHGAFNASYIRLADIDGSGTIDVIYLGKNDFRVWMNGNGNRWSDAPLILDAFPGIDNVADIDVIDLLGQGTACIVYTSPLTHQPVQYINLMGGRKPHLLSGYKNNCGLEVTIAYQPSTYYYLKDKKEGNAWITRLPFPVHCIASVKTEDKIRETVFTSSYAYRHGYYDYEEGEFRGFARVEQLDTEVFEQFAVNNAKNVVEKPLHQPPVKTITWYHTGAYMRNRKILHQCESEYFANNDFAEYVFPDPMLPAGLSGTELQEAYRCCKGIALRTEVYGEDASDKSAIPYTVTQSSFEIRLVQPKENNSHASFLLISDGAITYNYDRNATDPRISQVMILAADVWGNVTSSAAITYPRKQRPTGSAAIPDKVWDSQNKLAIVYDEALFTKDKIDAAANVYRLRIIYDTQSYELGGLSLPAGFFFQKADILTAINNAQPLSFEEDWDGSLQKKLTAHSRGYFYKDDLSGPLAAGELPALAIPYKSYQMAFTQKMVSKYYGSKVTDQMLEDAQYVHIEGDAHWWLQPGEAIYPANPKAAFYKPTGMRDVYGNESHVQYDTYTFLTTASTDAIGNTTTAVNDYRLLAPVLITDANLNRGAIATDELGMVTATALMGKDGAGEGDTLADPTIKVEYDVLNWQNNQQPNYTHSLAREWHGAANARWQESYAYTDGGGGTIMTKVKVAPGKARIWNNATKQVEEVAAATRWVGNGRTIFNNKGNPVKQYEPYFSTTHHYESEAALVETGFSSITYYDAAGRNYKKEYPNGTFSTTVYDPWHSRAYDVNDTILESEWYAKRGSPDPLAAEPTDAETRAAWLVARHANTPAVTYLDILGRTTYVVEDCGNGKTIASSAESDTTQHYGKLYDQLGRLVSEGRANMIGVNIYGKSAEKGERWSFTDVAGRLVKVWDNNEREIYSTFDALNRPVSSFIKEGGVEKMVGYMVYGDMLPDAAAIAANRKGRAYQLYDQSGVVTFASIDFKGNNTRVERRLAKDYQQTQVWDVLAGLDNITDIETAAAAKLEAEVFAGSSVLDAFNRPQEVTLPDNSIVKVAFNEGGYPDSIQVKIRGAGGFITFLDKQEYNEKGQRLMARYGNGTTSSYLYDPYTQRLLQTLTKQHDADAAGAALQNLLYTFDPVGNLVQIRDDAQQTHFFKNSVVYPENKFEYDALYQLTKATGREHVNGGLAPYADSDLSNIAQLPHVNDANAVVTYTEKYEYDDCGNIKKLQHSVKNADSSSNTWSRRYKYAYEEDASNATNRLLATSLAGDADGVFSGIYTHNLWGNITAMPHLSAADSLQWNAMDQLQHVNLGGGGNAWYVYGVGGNRVRKVIERIGGKILERINLGSVEIYRERQGSSAPVLERYTLHIADNTGKIAQVDTKTIDTLGSDTVNLLNENNIRYQYGNHIGSATLETDNDGNILSYEEYYPYGTSAYRISKTGSDISLKRYRFCGKEKDEETGFYYYGARYYAAWLARWTSSDPAGFVDGFNLYRYCINNPVNYQDPNGTDVLFRNDKLNSKASFADLSKYAPEGLRVMDHVTAGNYSKYWNPKTNTWDVYESIPPPVAPDPPDAGSHPDASATDGGSSAGGAPSTPPANAEPAAPVADDNDRSGGSVTGAATTNDSYQRKRYETTDRAASRGAQEGIAEARARGDSAGAMKTAEEVSTLRNTRRTNTQGLLTPHGRAISQAIEKPSDFPLMRDRYTNRVPSVEKNASNIGALGHTDDEFEIARRIAVAAGESRPSMRYLAKAGRVLGPIGAVLSVLALGNDLYHKDWSMAAGDSLTVAGGAMELYALYASAGAAAASGTTSAAAVTIAGVAALPLGLVVGGVGMAITSGISMKRAMDRGDTAGAVVGGVGIAAGASIAVGGAIALAGAAVTGTAIAAAAPVLIIGGAVAALGVGAYHLGKYFNWW from the coding sequence ATGGACAAACCTATTGAAAGGAATCAGCAGGGGCGTAATGCCTCCGGCCCGTCATTGCTATCCGGTAAACAGGGCAGCAACAGCTCTGTTTCTATTCCTTCTGTGGCCCTGCCTAAAGGGGGCGGCGCTGTCAGGGGTATAGATGAAAAATTCCTGGTAAATGCTGTTACAGGAACTTCTTCCTTTTCTATTCCCGTTCCGCTAAGTGCTTCCAGGAATGGCTTTGCACCGGCATTATCGCTCACCTACAATTCAGGGGCCGGGAATACGGCTTTTGGGCTGGGCTGGCAGATGGATACACCAGCTATTTCGCGGCGAACAGATAAAAAACTCCCCCTATACCAGGATGAAGAAGAGTCGGATACGTTTATAGCAGGCGGAGAAGACCTGGTGCCCTTTTTACAACAACAGCCAGATCAATCCTGGAAAACAGTAATACAAACGATTACTGAAAATGGGGTAGCTTTTACGGTAAAGCAATACCGTCCACGCACGGAAGGCGCTTTTGCCTTAATTGAAAAATGGCGGAATAACGCTACGGGCGAAACTTTCTGGCGCACCGTATCCGGCGATAACCTGCGTTCTTACTATGGTGATAACAGCGAAAGCCGTATCAGTGACCCGGATAATCCCCTGCGTGTGTTTTCCTGGCTGCTCACCAGAACGCACGACGATAAGGGGAATATTTATATATATTATTATAAGAAGGAAGATCATCAGGGTATTCCGGCTGCTTTACACGAAAAGAATAAAGCGCAGCATACTACGCAAGCGTATTTAAAAAAGGTAGTATACGGTAATAAAAAAGCCTACTATCTGGGGGATGATATTCCTGGCGAAGAGGATTTTATGTTTAAGGTAATACTAGACTATGGAGAACATGATGCCGCAATGCCGTTTGTAAAAACCATTGACCAGGAAAAAAATACCTGGGCATGCCGGAAAGATCCTTTTTCCAGCTATCGCCAGGGGTTTGAAGTGCGCACCTACCGCCGTTGCGAAAGAATATTATTATTTCACTGCTTTAGCGAGCTGCCCCTTACGCCTTACCTGGTAAATTCTTTGCAGCTGTTGTACAACGATCAGCTGCCCTTACCTAACAACTCTCAAAACATACCCGGCTACTCCTTCCTGGTAAAAGCCAGGCATAACGGGCATTTATGGAAGGATGATACACAAAGCTACAGCACGAAAAGCTTACCGGATATTGTTATACAGTATCAGCAACATGAATGGAATACCACTATCGAAAGCCTTTTGCCAGGGGATGCAGAACAGTTGCCAATAGTATTACATGATAAATCACATATATGGATTGATCTGTTTAATGAAGGGGTTACCGGTATTTTAACAGAACAATCCAACGAATGGTATTATCAACATAACCTGGGTAATGGCCATTTTTCCAAACCTGGTACGGTGAATCCCCGACCCGCCACTTCCGGCGGCCTTGCCACCGGACGGCTGGCCGTAATTGACCTGGAAGGCAATGGTATCAAATACCTGGCAAGGCTGGATGAGGAGCCTAAAGGCTTTTTCAAACTAACGGCAGAAGATGCCTGGCAGTCTATGCAGTTGTTTGAAAGCAATCCTACTGTTTCTTTAGCGAATCCGCATGCACGCCTGGTAGATCTGGATGGCGATGGTCGTGCCGATCTGCTGGTCACAGAGCAGGATAGTATGCGCTGGTATCCCTCTGCGGGCGAAAAAGGATTTGAGCTGCCTTGTACCATTAGCAAAGCCATAGACGAAGAAAAAGGCCCGGCTATTGTATTTGCCGATACGGAACAACAGATTTTTCTGGCCGATATGAGCGGGGATGGATTAAGTGATATTGTGCGCATTCGCAATGGCGAAATATGCTACTGGCCCAATATAGGTTATGGAAAATTTGGCGCTAAGGTTACGATGGATAATGCGCCGGTATTTGACCATCATGGGGCCTTTAATGCTTCTTATATCAGGCTGGCCGATATAGATGGCTCCGGCACTATTGATGTAATATATCTGGGCAAGAATGATTTTCGGGTATGGATGAACGGGAATGGAAACCGCTGGTCAGATGCGCCGCTGATTCTGGATGCCTTTCCTGGTATAGACAATGTAGCCGATATTGATGTCATCGACCTGTTGGGGCAGGGCACTGCCTGTATTGTATATACTTCGCCACTTACACACCAGCCCGTACAATATATTAACCTGATGGGTGGCAGGAAGCCACATTTGTTAAGCGGTTATAAAAACAACTGTGGCCTGGAAGTCACCATTGCCTATCAGCCCTCTACTTACTACTACCTGAAGGATAAAAAAGAAGGCAACGCCTGGATTACCAGGTTGCCTTTTCCGGTGCATTGCATTGCCAGTGTAAAAACGGAGGATAAAATAAGGGAAACTGTATTTACCAGCTCCTATGCCTACCGGCATGGCTATTACGATTATGAAGAAGGAGAGTTCAGGGGCTTTGCCCGGGTAGAGCAGCTGGATACAGAAGTTTTTGAACAGTTTGCGGTAAACAATGCAAAGAATGTAGTGGAGAAGCCACTGCATCAGCCACCGGTTAAAACTATTACCTGGTATCATACCGGCGCTTATATGCGTAACCGGAAAATACTTCACCAATGCGAAAGCGAATATTTTGCGAACAACGATTTTGCGGAATATGTGTTTCCCGACCCCATGTTGCCCGCAGGGTTATCCGGTACGGAATTGCAGGAGGCATATCGTTGTTGCAAGGGCATAGCCTTGCGCACAGAGGTGTATGGAGAAGATGCCTCTGATAAAAGCGCTATTCCTTATACCGTTACCCAATCCTCTTTTGAAATACGGCTGGTGCAGCCGAAGGAGAACAATAGCCATGCATCTTTCCTGCTGATATCTGACGGGGCTATTACCTATAACTACGATAGAAACGCAACCGACCCCAGGATATCACAGGTGATGATTCTGGCTGCGGACGTATGGGGCAATGTAACCAGCTCTGCCGCTATCACATATCCCCGTAAGCAGCGGCCCACAGGCTCCGCAGCTATTCCCGATAAAGTGTGGGATAGCCAGAATAAGCTGGCTATTGTGTATGATGAAGCATTGTTTACCAAAGACAAAATAGATGCCGCTGCAAACGTATACCGGCTACGGATTATATATGATACCCAATCATACGAATTGGGTGGTTTGTCGCTGCCAGCTGGTTTCTTCTTTCAAAAAGCAGATATCCTTACTGCTATTAACAATGCCCAACCCCTGTCGTTTGAAGAAGACTGGGATGGCTCTTTGCAGAAAAAATTAACCGCTCACAGCCGTGGCTACTTTTATAAAGACGATTTAAGCGGGCCACTGGCAGCAGGTGAGCTGCCGGCCTTAGCTATTCCCTATAAGTCGTACCAGATGGCATTTACCCAAAAGATGGTAAGCAAATATTATGGCAGTAAGGTAACGGATCAAATGCTGGAAGATGCCCAATATGTGCATATAGAGGGAGATGCGCACTGGTGGCTGCAACCGGGTGAAGCAATATATCCCGCTAATCCCAAAGCCGCCTTTTATAAGCCCACAGGCATGCGTGATGTGTATGGCAATGAAAGCCATGTGCAATATGATACGTATACTTTTTTAACTACTGCTTCAACAGATGCCATTGGCAATACCACTACCGCAGTAAATGATTACCGGCTGCTGGCACCGGTGCTGATAACAGATGCCAATTTAAATCGCGGTGCAATAGCTACTGATGAGCTGGGTATGGTAACCGCCACGGCATTGATGGGCAAAGATGGAGCAGGGGAAGGCGATACGCTGGCCGACCCTACTATAAAAGTGGAATATGATGTATTAAACTGGCAAAACAACCAGCAGCCTAATTATACGCACTCCCTGGCCAGGGAATGGCATGGCGCTGCCAATGCCCGCTGGCAGGAAAGCTATGCTTATACCGATGGTGGTGGCGGCACTATTATGACCAAGGTAAAGGTTGCACCAGGAAAAGCCCGCATCTGGAACAATGCAACCAAACAGGTAGAAGAAGTAGCAGCAGCCACCCGGTGGGTGGGTAATGGGCGCACCATCTTCAATAATAAAGGCAACCCTGTAAAGCAATACGAACCTTATTTCAGTACCACACACCACTATGAAAGCGAAGCGGCTTTAGTGGAAACTGGGTTCAGCAGCATTACCTATTACGATGCTGCCGGCAGAAACTATAAAAAAGAATACCCCAACGGCACCTTCTCAACAACGGTATACGATCCCTGGCATTCCCGGGCGTATGATGTCAATGATACCATACTGGAAAGTGAATGGTATGCTAAACGTGGCAGCCCCGATCCGCTGGCAGCAGAACCCACTGATGCCGAAACCAGGGCAGCCTGGCTGGTAGCCAGACATGCCAACACACCTGCTGTTACCTACCTGGATATTTTAGGCAGAACCACCTATGTAGTAGAAGATTGCGGCAATGGTAAAACCATAGCGTCTTCTGCCGAATCGGACACCACGCAGCATTATGGTAAACTGTACGACCAATTGGGGCGACTTGTTTCGGAAGGACGTGCTAATATGATTGGTGTAAATATCTATGGCAAATCGGCCGAGAAAGGCGAACGATGGTCATTTACAGATGTTGCAGGAAGGCTGGTAAAAGTATGGGACAACAACGAGCGCGAAATATACAGTACGTTCGATGCCTTGAACCGCCCGGTAAGTTCTTTTATTAAAGAGGGCGGCGTAGAAAAAATGGTTGGGTATATGGTATATGGTGATATGCTACCTGATGCAGCAGCCATAGCTGCCAACCGGAAAGGACGCGCTTACCAGCTATACGATCAAAGCGGGGTAGTAACCTTTGCCTCTATAGATTTTAAAGGCAACAACACCCGTGTAGAAAGAAGATTAGCCAAAGACTATCAGCAAACACAGGTATGGGACGTGCTGGCTGGCCTGGATAATATCACCGATATTGAAACCGCTGCTGCTGCTAAGCTGGAAGCAGAAGTATTTGCAGGCAGCTCGGTGCTGGATGCCTTTAACCGGCCACAGGAAGTAACCCTGCCCGATAACTCTATTGTAAAAGTAGCATTCAATGAAGGCGGCTATCCCGATTCTATACAAGTGAAAATAAGGGGCGCGGGGGGCTTTATTACTTTCCTTGATAAACAGGAGTATAATGAAAAAGGCCAGCGTTTAATGGCGCGCTATGGCAACGGAACTACTTCTTCCTACCTCTACGATCCTTATACACAACGTTTACTGCAAACATTGACCAAACAGCACGATGCGGATGCGGCCGGTGCTGCCTTGCAAAACCTGTTGTATACTTTCGATCCTGTGGGCAACCTGGTGCAGATAAGAGATGATGCGCAGCAAACACATTTCTTTAAAAACTCGGTAGTATATCCCGAAAACAAATTTGAATACGATGCACTGTACCAACTAACCAAAGCCACCGGCCGCGAGCATGTGAATGGCGGCCTGGCTCCCTATGCAGATAGCGATTTATCCAATATAGCACAGCTGCCGCATGTAAACGATGCCAACGCAGTAGTAACCTATACCGAGAAATACGAGTACGACGATTGCGGTAATATTAAAAAGTTACAGCATTCCGTTAAAAACGCCGATAGCAGCAGCAACACGTGGAGCCGCCGTTATAAATATGCGTATGAAGAAGATGCCAGCAATGCCACCAACCGCTTATTGGCTACCAGCCTGGCGGGTGATGCAGATGGGGTTTTCTCCGGTATCTATACGCATAACCTGTGGGGTAACATTACTGCTATGCCGCATTTGAGCGCAGCGGACAGCCTGCAATGGAATGCGATGGATCAGTTACAGCATGTGAACCTGGGCGGGGGCGGCAATGCCTGGTATGTATATGGGGTAGGAGGCAACCGCGTTAGAAAGGTAATAGAACGCATAGGCGGCAAAATACTGGAACGTATTAACCTGGGTTCGGTAGAAATATACCGCGAACGGCAAGGTAGCAGCGCCCCTGTGCTGGAACGCTATACACTTCACATAGCAGATAATACCGGTAAAATAGCACAGGTAGATACCAAAACCATCGACACGTTGGGCAGCGACACCGTAAACCTGTTAAACGAAAATAATATCCGTTACCAATACGGTAATCATATCGGTTCTGCCACACTGGAAACAGACAACGATGGTAATATCCTTTCTTACGAAGAATATTACCCTTATGGCACTTCTGCTTACCGCATTAGCAAAACGGGCAGCGACATCAGCCTGAAGCGTTATCGCTTTTGCGGTAAGGAAAAAGACGAGGAAACCGGCTTTTATTACTATGGAGCCAGGTATTATGCTGCCTGGCTGGCCCGGTGGACCAGCAGCGATCCTGCCGGTTTTGTAGATGGCTTTAATCTGTACAGGTATTGTATCAATAATCCTGTTAATTATCAGGATCCTAATGGCACGGATGTGCTTTTCAGGAATGATAAGCTGAACAGCAAAGCTTCTTTTGCTGATTTAAGCAAGTATGCACCAGAAGGTCTTCGGGTCATGGATCATGTAACGGCCGGTAATTACAGTAAATACTGGAATCCGAAAACGAATACATGGGATGTGTATGAATCCATACCACCACCAGTAGCGCCCGATCCACCTGATGCGGGTAGCCATCCGGATGCTTCTGCTACTGATGGCGGCAGCTCTGCCGGGGGGGCTCCTTCCACGCCGCCTGCCAATGCAGAACCGGCCGCACCTGTGGCGGATGACAACGATAGAAGTGGTGGCAGTGTAACAGGGGCAGCTACTACCAACGACTCGTACCAGAGAAAAAGGTATGAAACTACCGACCGTGCCGCATCCCGGGGGGCACAGGAAGGTATTGCGGAAGCCAGGGCAAGAGGTGACTCTGCCGGAGCTATGAAAACTGCTGAGGAAGTGTCTACTTTGAGAAACACGCGCAGAACCAATACCCAGGGCTTGTTAACACCACATGGCAGAGCTATATCACAAGCCATTGAAAAGCCCAGTGATTTTCCGCTCATGCGCGACCGATACACCAACCGGGTGCCTAGTGTAGAAAAAAATGCCTCCAATATTGGTGCATTAGGCCATACAGATGATGAGTTTGAAATAGCCAGAAGAATTGCAGTGGCAGCAGGTGAAAGCCGGCCTAGTATGCGCTACCTGGCAAAAGCCGGCCGCGTGCTGGGACCTATAGGTGCGGTGTTATCAGTGTTAGCATTAGGCAATGATTTATACCACAAAGATTGGTCAATGGCAGCGGGCGATTCGTTAACCGTGGCGGGTGGTGCTATGGAATTATATGCACTATATGCCTCTGCCGGCGCAGCAGCGGCCTCGGGAACCACCTCCGCAGCGGCGGTAACCATAGCTGGTGTGGCTGCGCTTCCATTGGGCCTGGTAGTAGGTGGCGTAGGTATGGCCATCACCTCGGGCATCAGTATGAAACGTGCCATGGATCGTGGCGATACAGCGGGGGCTGTTGTGGGAGGTGTAGGTATAGCAGCAGGTGCTTCTATAGCCGTAGGCGGCGCTATAGCCCTGGCGGGTGCTGCTGTTACAGGTACTGCAATTGCCGCGGCGGCACCGGTATTAATTATAGGAGGTGCTGTTGCTGCCCTCGGCGTGGGAGCCTATCATTTAGGTAAATATTTCAATTGGTGGTAA
- a CDS encoding PhoPQ-activated pathogenicity-related family protein, giving the protein MKKYFVYVLAVILLYPAAAGYAQTPETALQHYLGNGDTCFHWEVKETYETGTVKVYGLLLTSQQWRGLTWRHQLTVFVPKEVTADGALLFIAGGGVKEGYPNWTGQGDAFSNGMAAMADKNKAIVALLKQTPNQPSFNNLKEDALISYTLHQFKEDGDYTWPLLFPMVKSAVRSMDALQAFAGDSLHHPLRRFVVSGASKRGWTTWLTGASDKRVAAIAPMVIDILNMPVNLDYQMKVWKEYSPQIEDYVNLEIPQSVHSDKGTAITTMVDPYSYRRQLTMPKMIFMGTNDEYWTVDAIKNYYDSIPGQNLIHYVPNAGHNLGDGKSAMEALSAFFGLTVADKPYPVCQWNAKASKKEVTIQVKATNAVLQEVVLWQADSENMLFTKQKWESSKVAKKDAANQSVTVAYPATGFRAFYVDLVYADPNGGTYTESTRMFVLDQKTVLLH; this is encoded by the coding sequence ATGAAAAAATACTTTGTATACGTGCTTGCTGTAATACTGCTATATCCTGCCGCTGCGGGTTATGCGCAAACGCCTGAAACAGCGCTGCAACATTACCTGGGTAATGGCGATACCTGCTTTCATTGGGAAGTAAAAGAAACTTATGAAACAGGCACTGTAAAAGTGTATGGCTTATTACTTACGTCGCAGCAATGGCGTGGCCTTACCTGGCGTCACCAGCTGACCGTTTTTGTACCTAAAGAAGTTACTGCCGATGGCGCTTTATTATTTATTGCCGGTGGCGGCGTAAAAGAGGGTTATCCAAACTGGACTGGCCAGGGTGATGCTTTTTCTAACGGCATGGCGGCTATGGCCGATAAAAACAAGGCCATCGTTGCGCTGTTAAAACAAACGCCGAACCAGCCTTCGTTCAATAACCTGAAAGAAGATGCATTGATCTCTTACACGCTTCACCAGTTTAAAGAGGATGGAGATTATACCTGGCCTTTGCTTTTCCCGATGGTAAAATCGGCTGTACGCTCCATGGATGCCTTGCAGGCATTTGCGGGAGACAGTTTACATCATCCACTGCGCAGATTTGTAGTATCCGGTGCTTCTAAACGTGGCTGGACTACCTGGTTAACAGGCGCCAGCGACAAACGCGTGGCAGCTATTGCCCCTATGGTAATAGATATATTGAATATGCCCGTTAACCTGGACTACCAGATGAAAGTATGGAAAGAATATAGCCCGCAGATAGAAGACTATGTAAACCTGGAAATTCCGCAATCGGTACATTCCGATAAAGGCACAGCCATTACTACTATGGTTGATCCATACTCATACCGCAGACAACTGACAATGCCTAAGATGATTTTCATGGGCACCAATGATGAGTACTGGACGGTAGATGCTATTAAAAATTATTACGACAGCATCCCGGGTCAGAACCTGATCCATTATGTGCCTAATGCAGGCCATAACCTGGGTGATGGCAAAAGCGCTATGGAAGCATTAAGTGCTTTCTTTGGCTTAACCGTGGCTGATAAACCTTATCCTGTTTGTCAATGGAATGCCAAAGCATCTAAAAAAGAAGTTACCATCCAGGTAAAGGCTACGAATGCTGTATTGCAGGAGGTAGTTTTATGGCAGGCTGATTCGGAGAATATGCTTTTTACCAAACAAAAATGGGAGAGTAGCAAGGTGGCTAAAAAAGACGCTGCCAACCAAAGCGTTACTGTTGCTTATCCTGCCACCGGCTTCCGCGCGTTTTATGTAGACCTGGTATATGCCGATCCGAATGGCGGCACGTATACAGAAAGCACCCGAATGTTTGTGCTGGATCAGAAAACGGTATTGTTGCATTAA